In Lentimicrobium sp. L6, one DNA window encodes the following:
- a CDS encoding MarR family winged helix-turn-helix transcriptional regulator codes for MMYSIEGLVNIILNKSEQLEEKIKQESDLKNLTIKQLHCIELIHEIENPTLSELAIKLEISKASTSAMLDRLEENGFIKKVKSDNDRRSAHVHLSEKGDKAAHLHTDLHMQFAKQLTDGLTESEKEILIVLLNKAILSII; via the coding sequence ATGATGTACAGCATAGAAGGATTAGTAAATATCATACTCAATAAAAGCGAACAGCTGGAAGAAAAAATCAAACAGGAGTCTGACTTAAAGAACCTAACCATTAAGCAACTCCACTGCATAGAACTGATTCATGAAATTGAAAACCCTACCTTATCAGAACTAGCAATAAAACTTGAAATTTCAAAGGCTTCTACTTCTGCAATGCTCGACAGACTTGAAGAGAATGGTTTTATAAAAAAAGTAAAATCAGATAATGATAGACGTTCAGCACATGTACATCTTTCTGAAAAGGGCGACAAAGCAGCACATCTACATACTGATTTACATATGCAGTTTGCCAAGCAACTAACCGATGGTCTAACCGAATCTGAAAAAGAAATCTTGATAGTTCTTTTAAACAAAGCCATTCTTTCGATTATATAA